A window of the Gemmatirosa kalamazoonensis genome harbors these coding sequences:
- a CDS encoding NUDIX domain-containing protein, whose translation MTHVPVFGTTLDGVHYVERPSAYVLVRDDAGDLAVVRTPKGHFLPGGGIEAGESAETAAAREAREETGLVVDIIGTVCRAVEFTRALDEDAWYRKVSAFLAARVAERAAAVEHDHELLWLPVARALDALTPPSHRWAVERFAEPPYAARLREVVDAATRALGAIDDAASARRPAPDKWSPREIVGHLVDSAANNHGRFVRAQAQDDLAFPGYAQEAWVDAQGYRSAPWTDLVALWAAYNRHLARVMTLAPEAARMRPRARHNLDEIGWRAVPADVPATLDHLMADYVDHLEHHLRQVLGPDWSR comes from the coding sequence ATGACCCACGTCCCGGTCTTCGGCACGACGCTCGACGGTGTCCACTACGTCGAGCGCCCGAGCGCCTACGTCCTCGTGCGCGACGATGCCGGCGACCTCGCCGTCGTGCGCACGCCGAAGGGACACTTCCTTCCCGGCGGCGGCATCGAGGCCGGCGAGAGCGCGGAGACGGCCGCGGCGCGCGAGGCGCGCGAGGAGACGGGGCTCGTCGTCGACATCATCGGCACCGTGTGCCGCGCCGTGGAGTTCACGCGCGCGCTCGACGAGGACGCGTGGTACCGGAAGGTGAGCGCGTTCCTCGCCGCCCGCGTCGCCGAGCGCGCCGCCGCGGTCGAGCACGACCACGAGCTGCTCTGGCTCCCCGTCGCGCGCGCGCTCGACGCGCTCACGCCGCCGAGCCACCGGTGGGCCGTGGAGCGGTTCGCCGAGCCGCCGTACGCGGCCCGTCTGCGCGAGGTCGTCGATGCCGCAACGCGCGCGCTCGGCGCGATCGACGACGCGGCGAGCGCGCGCCGTCCCGCACCCGACAAGTGGTCGCCGCGCGAGATCGTCGGCCATCTCGTCGACTCGGCGGCGAACAACCACGGCCGCTTCGTGCGCGCGCAGGCGCAGGACGACCTCGCATTCCCCGGCTACGCGCAGGAGGCGTGGGTGGACGCGCAGGGCTACCGGAGCGCGCCGTGGACGGATCTCGTCGCGCTGTGGGCCGCGTACAACCGTCACCTCGCGCGCGTCATGACGCTCGCCCCCGAGGCGGCACGCATGCGACCGCGGGCCCGCCACAACCTGGACGAGATCGGGTGGCGCGCCGTCCCCGCCGACGTGCCGGCGACGCTCGACCACCTCATGGCCGACTACGTCGACCACCTCGAGCACCACCTGCGGCAGGTGCTCGGCCCCGACTGGAGCCGTTAG
- a CDS encoding DNA topology modulation protein, with amino-acid sequence MRRVLVIGSGGAGKSTFATRLGAATGLPVVHLDACYWRAGWDPTPADEWTRTVDALAAGDAWIMDGNYGGTLDRRLALCDTVVFLDLPRLLCVWRAVRRAARYAGRTRPDMAPGCPERLTWEFLRWIWDYPRTRRPGVLRKLAAVAAEKRVVILRSRRDVERFLRDAATG; translated from the coding sequence GTGCGCCGCGTGCTCGTCATCGGATCCGGCGGCGCCGGCAAGTCGACGTTCGCGACGCGGCTCGGCGCGGCGACGGGGCTGCCGGTGGTGCATCTCGACGCGTGCTACTGGCGCGCGGGATGGGATCCCACACCGGCCGACGAGTGGACGCGGACGGTCGACGCGCTCGCGGCGGGCGACGCGTGGATCATGGACGGCAACTACGGCGGCACGCTCGACCGCCGCCTCGCCCTGTGCGACACCGTCGTGTTCCTCGACCTGCCGCGCCTGCTCTGCGTGTGGCGCGCGGTGCGGCGCGCGGCGCGCTACGCCGGCCGCACGCGTCCCGACATGGCGCCCGGATGCCCGGAGCGCCTAACGTGGGAGTTCCTGCGGTGGATCTGGGACTACCCGCGCACGCGCCGCCCGGGCGTCCTGCGCAAGCTCGCCGCCGTCGCCGCCGAGAAGCGCGTCGTCATCCTTCGTTCGCGGCGCGACGTCGAGCGGTTCCTGCGCGACGCCGCGACCGGCTGA
- a CDS encoding formylglycine-generating enzyme family protein — protein sequence MAPPRFLLRRARAACAVASLVAAGCRPERAPSPPAAPEGMVYVPGGVVHVGSTRGGPDERPVFAARVRPFFLDRRLVAVAQFRRFVESTHYVTDAERFGDAGVMDPDTGEWVLVSGATWHHPLGPGTPPAPDDHPVTQVSWRDAAAYARWAGRRLPTEVEWEHAARGAVDSRAPYAWGDRLVVAGRYMANTGELAATRDTVHMGEPDPARRAARQHPSADDGHLMTSPVGAYGETRLRLSDMGGNVWEWTDSWYRPYADRDAPYVPTPASERVQRGGSFLCSTDFCHGYRVSARSHATPETASFHVGFRTAADVPEPGDHR from the coding sequence GTGGCACCGCCCCGCTTTCTCCTCCGGCGCGCACGCGCCGCGTGTGCGGTCGCGTCGTTGGTCGCGGCCGGCTGCCGCCCCGAGCGGGCGCCGTCACCGCCCGCCGCGCCGGAGGGGATGGTCTACGTCCCGGGCGGCGTGGTGCACGTCGGCTCGACGCGGGGCGGGCCCGACGAGCGACCCGTGTTCGCGGCGCGGGTGCGCCCGTTCTTCCTCGACCGGCGCCTCGTCGCCGTCGCGCAGTTCCGCCGCTTCGTCGAGTCGACCCACTACGTGACCGACGCCGAGCGATTCGGCGACGCGGGCGTGATGGATCCGGACACCGGCGAGTGGGTGCTCGTGTCCGGCGCCACGTGGCACCACCCGTTAGGCCCCGGCACGCCGCCCGCGCCCGACGACCACCCGGTGACGCAGGTGTCATGGCGCGACGCCGCCGCGTACGCGCGGTGGGCGGGGCGCCGGCTGCCTACCGAGGTCGAGTGGGAGCACGCCGCGCGCGGCGCCGTCGACAGCCGCGCGCCGTACGCGTGGGGCGATCGGCTCGTCGTCGCCGGACGGTACATGGCCAACACCGGGGAGCTCGCCGCCACGCGCGACACCGTGCACATGGGCGAGCCGGATCCCGCACGCCGCGCCGCGCGCCAGCACCCTTCGGCGGATGACGGCCACCTGATGACCTCACCCGTCGGGGCGTACGGCGAGACGCGGCTCCGCCTCTCCGACATGGGCGGCAACGTGTGGGAGTGGACCGACAGCTGGTACCGCCCGTACGCCGACCGCGACGCGCCCTACGTGCCGACGCCGGCGAGCGAGCGCGTTCAACGCGGCGGCTCCTTCCTCTGCAGCACGGACTTCTGCCACGGCTACCGCGTCTCGGCACGGTCGCACGCCACGCCCGAGACGGCGTCCTTCCACGTGGGCTTCCGCACTGCGGCGGACGTCCCCGAGCCCGGTGACCACCGATGA
- a CDS encoding sulfatase-like hydrolase/transferase has protein sequence MTSWRRLTICVVCLRAGALAAQTPARPNILWISTEDLSLRVGAYGDRVARTPNLDRFAREGLRFTRAFTTAPVCAPSRAAIITGMYQNAIGAQHMRTGENTIEDLPGPYEAVPPFYVKAFPEYLRAAGYYTTNNVKTDYQFGTPFTIWDDVSDKAHWRNRPDKRQPFFSVFNLMTTHESMVFPAVLRGRRPVTDPSQVQVPPYYPDTPKVREALAQWYDNIAAMDTQVGALLRQLEEDGLADNTIVFFWSDHGDGLPRAKRSLYDSGLRSILMVRWPKPLHPPFAPGAVSDRLVSFIDLAPTVLALAGVPVPAHMQGGVLFGLGAAPAPRYVFAARDRMDVEYDMMRSARDARYLYIRNFQPELPYVGFIPFRNQSPIMQELLRMHAEGTLAGPAALWLRNSRPPEELYDAEADPHQIRDLSRDPAHRATLARMRDAVTHWMRLIDDQGLVNEPEMIQRMWPGGAQPATAAPFILVRGSQNWEHPTRDTALTFSRPAEVEIYDPTQGASIAYTTDSGPSPRWKLYAGPFRLDGPLTVRAKAIRYGYKPSPETRTVLVPAGPPNR, from the coding sequence ATGACGAGCTGGCGCCGCCTAACGATCTGCGTCGTGTGCCTGAGGGCCGGCGCGCTCGCCGCGCAGACGCCCGCGCGCCCGAACATCCTGTGGATCTCCACGGAGGACCTGAGCCTCCGCGTCGGCGCGTACGGCGACCGGGTCGCGCGCACGCCGAACCTCGACCGGTTCGCCCGCGAGGGGCTGCGCTTCACCCGCGCGTTCACGACCGCGCCGGTGTGCGCGCCGAGCCGCGCCGCGATCATCACCGGGATGTACCAGAACGCGATCGGCGCGCAGCACATGCGCACCGGCGAGAACACGATCGAGGACCTCCCGGGCCCGTACGAGGCGGTACCGCCGTTCTACGTGAAGGCCTTTCCCGAGTACCTGCGCGCGGCCGGCTACTACACGACGAACAACGTGAAGACGGACTATCAGTTCGGGACCCCGTTCACGATCTGGGACGACGTGAGCGACAAGGCGCACTGGCGCAACCGCCCCGACAAGCGCCAGCCGTTCTTCTCCGTCTTCAACCTGATGACGACGCACGAGTCGATGGTGTTCCCCGCCGTGCTGCGGGGGCGGCGTCCGGTGACCGACCCGTCGCAGGTGCAGGTGCCGCCGTACTACCCCGACACGCCGAAGGTGCGCGAGGCGCTCGCGCAGTGGTACGACAACATCGCCGCGATGGACACGCAGGTGGGCGCGCTGCTGCGGCAGCTCGAGGAGGACGGGCTCGCGGACAATACCATCGTCTTCTTCTGGAGCGACCACGGCGACGGCCTGCCCCGCGCGAAGCGGTCGCTCTACGACTCGGGGCTGCGGTCGATCCTGATGGTCCGGTGGCCCAAGCCACTCCACCCGCCGTTCGCCCCGGGCGCGGTGAGCGACCGTCTGGTGAGCTTCATCGACCTCGCGCCGACGGTGCTCGCGCTCGCGGGCGTGCCCGTCCCGGCGCACATGCAGGGAGGCGTGCTGTTCGGCCTGGGGGCCGCGCCCGCCCCTCGTTACGTGTTCGCGGCGCGCGACCGCATGGACGTCGAGTACGACATGATGCGCTCGGCGCGGGACGCCCGGTATCTGTACATCCGGAACTTCCAGCCCGAGCTCCCCTACGTCGGGTTCATCCCGTTCCGGAACCAGAGCCCGATCATGCAGGAGCTGCTGCGGATGCACGCCGAGGGCACGCTCGCCGGGCCGGCGGCGCTCTGGCTGCGGAACTCGCGCCCGCCGGAGGAGCTCTACGACGCCGAGGCGGACCCGCACCAGATCCGCGACCTGTCGCGCGACCCGGCGCACCGGGCGACGCTCGCGCGCATGCGGGACGCGGTGACGCACTGGATGCGGCTCATCGACGACCAGGGGCTCGTCAACGAACCGGAGATGATCCAGCGGATGTGGCCCGGCGGCGCACAGCCGGCGACCGCCGCCCCGTTCATCCTCGTCCGCGGCTCGCAGAACTGGGAGCACCCGACGCGTGACACCGCGCTGACATTCAGCCGCCCGGCCGAGGTCGAGATCTACGACCCTACGCAGGGGGCGTCGATCGCGTACACGACGGACAGCGGCCCGAGCCCGCGGTGGAAGCTGTATGCGGGCCCCTTCCGGCTCGACGGGCCGCTGACCGTGCGCGCGAAGGCGATCCGGTATGGCTACAAGCCGAGTCCGGAGACGCGCACGGTGCTCGTGCCCGCGGGACCGCCGAACCGTTAG
- a CDS encoding ABC transporter permease, translating to MVSLKYATRTLLKTPFVTAVAVLSLALGIGANAAIFSLFDQILLRPLPVPHPEQLVNLTAPGPKPGSQSCGQAGDCDAVFSYAMFRDLEKAQTGVSLAAHVRFGANLAYKGQTLNTRGMLVSGSYFPVLGLSPALGRLLGPGDDQAVGANFVTVLSYQYWDTKLGHDPGVLNQAIVINGRPMTIVGVAPQGFSGTTLGIEPNVYVPISMREQIVPGWKGLDNRQSYWAYLFGRLKPGVSLAQAKRGLNAAYRPVINEVEAPLQKGMSEPTMKQFRAKQVGVEPGERGQSSIHREASTPLMLLFAITGIVLLIACANIANLLLARGANRAGEMAVKLSLGAGRAQLMGQLLVESMLLGIVGGVVSLVVARFTLVGIMGLLPPDALQTVHATLDPAVILFAGGVSIVTGVLFGMFPALHSTRPGLIGTIRSSAGQVAGGARSASRFRTSLVTAQIALSMTLLICAGLFIRSLVNVSRVDLGIKTERVVQFGISPELNGYSNARSAALFERLEQELSSIPGVNGVTGAMVPLIAGDNWGNDVSVEGFKKGPDTDANARFNQVGPGYFRTLGVPLLAGREFTQADIVGAPKVAIVNEAFAKKFGLGRQAVGRHMGTGGRDDQSKMEIEIVGLMHDAKYSSVKDDIPPLFFLPYKQDSTVGFMNFYVRTSLAPDQLLRTIPAVVKRLDPNLPLEDLKTLPQQVKENTFMDRMISILAVSFAVVATLLAAVGLYGVLAYTVAQRTREIGVRMALGADGRQVRAMVLRQVAWMTVLGGAVGVAAAIGLGQAAKSLLFGLAGWDPVAIGLAALVLAGVARGAGWVPALRASKVEPIRALRYE from the coding sequence ATGGTCAGCCTCAAGTACGCCACGCGTACCCTTCTGAAGACCCCGTTCGTGACGGCCGTCGCCGTCCTCTCGCTCGCCCTCGGCATCGGCGCGAACGCGGCGATCTTCTCGCTGTTCGACCAGATCCTCCTCCGGCCGCTCCCGGTGCCGCACCCCGAGCAGCTCGTGAACCTCACCGCGCCCGGCCCGAAGCCGGGGTCGCAGTCGTGCGGGCAGGCCGGCGACTGCGACGCGGTGTTCAGCTACGCGATGTTCCGCGACCTCGAGAAGGCGCAGACCGGCGTCTCGCTCGCCGCGCACGTGCGCTTCGGGGCGAACCTCGCGTACAAGGGGCAGACGCTGAACACGCGCGGCATGCTCGTGTCGGGATCGTACTTCCCGGTGCTCGGCCTCTCCCCCGCGCTCGGGCGGCTGCTCGGGCCGGGCGACGACCAGGCGGTGGGCGCGAACTTCGTCACGGTGCTGAGCTACCAGTACTGGGACACGAAGCTCGGCCACGACCCCGGAGTGTTGAACCAGGCGATCGTGATCAACGGCCGGCCGATGACGATCGTCGGCGTCGCGCCGCAGGGCTTCTCGGGCACGACGTTAGGCATCGAGCCGAACGTCTACGTGCCGATCTCGATGCGCGAGCAGATCGTGCCGGGCTGGAAGGGGCTCGACAACCGGCAGAGCTACTGGGCGTACCTGTTCGGGCGCCTGAAGCCGGGCGTGTCGCTGGCGCAGGCGAAGCGCGGGCTGAACGCGGCCTACCGGCCCGTCATCAACGAGGTCGAGGCGCCGCTCCAGAAGGGGATGAGCGAGCCGACGATGAAGCAGTTCCGCGCGAAGCAGGTCGGCGTCGAGCCGGGAGAGCGCGGGCAGAGCTCGATCCATCGTGAGGCGAGCACGCCGCTCATGCTCCTGTTCGCGATCACCGGCATCGTGCTGCTGATCGCGTGCGCGAACATCGCGAACCTGCTGCTCGCGCGCGGCGCGAACCGCGCCGGCGAGATGGCGGTGAAGCTGTCGTTAGGCGCGGGGCGCGCGCAGCTCATGGGACAGCTGCTCGTGGAGTCGATGCTGCTGGGCATCGTGGGCGGCGTGGTGAGCCTCGTCGTCGCGCGCTTCACGCTCGTCGGCATCATGGGGCTGCTGCCGCCCGACGCGCTGCAGACGGTGCACGCGACGCTCGATCCGGCGGTGATCCTGTTCGCCGGCGGCGTGTCGATCGTGACCGGCGTGCTGTTCGGCATGTTCCCCGCGCTCCACAGCACGCGGCCGGGGCTCATCGGCACCATCCGGTCGAGCGCGGGGCAGGTGGCCGGCGGCGCGCGCTCGGCGTCGCGCTTCCGCACGTCGCTCGTCACGGCGCAGATCGCGCTGTCGATGACGCTGCTCATCTGCGCGGGGCTGTTCATCCGCAGCCTCGTGAACGTGAGCCGCGTGGATCTCGGCATCAAGACCGAGCGCGTCGTGCAGTTCGGCATCTCGCCGGAGCTCAATGGCTACTCCAACGCGCGCTCGGCGGCGCTGTTCGAGCGGCTCGAGCAGGAGCTCTCGTCGATCCCCGGCGTCAACGGCGTGACGGGCGCGATGGTGCCGCTCATCGCCGGCGACAACTGGGGGAACGACGTCTCGGTCGAGGGCTTCAAGAAGGGACCCGACACCGACGCGAACGCACGCTTCAACCAGGTGGGCCCGGGCTACTTCCGCACGCTGGGCGTGCCGCTGCTCGCGGGGCGCGAGTTCACGCAGGCCGACATCGTCGGCGCGCCGAAGGTGGCGATCGTGAACGAGGCCTTCGCGAAGAAGTTCGGGCTCGGCCGCCAGGCGGTGGGCCGGCACATGGGCACCGGCGGGCGCGACGACCAGTCGAAGATGGAGATCGAGATCGTCGGCCTGATGCACGACGCGAAGTACAGCTCCGTGAAGGACGACATCCCGCCGCTGTTCTTCCTGCCGTACAAGCAGGACAGCACGGTGGGCTTCATGAACTTCTACGTGCGCACGTCGCTCGCGCCGGATCAGCTGCTGCGCACGATCCCGGCGGTCGTGAAGCGCCTCGACCCGAACCTGCCGCTGGAGGATCTGAAGACGCTGCCGCAGCAGGTGAAGGAGAACACGTTCATGGACCGCATGATCAGCATCCTCGCCGTGTCGTTCGCCGTCGTCGCGACGCTGCTCGCCGCGGTGGGCCTCTACGGCGTGCTCGCGTACACGGTCGCGCAGCGCACGCGCGAGATCGGCGTCCGCATGGCGTTAGGCGCCGACGGCCGCCAGGTGCGCGCCATGGTGCTGCGCCAGGTCGCGTGGATGACGGTCCTCGGCGGCGCGGTCGGCGTGGCCGCGGCGATCGGGCTCGGCCAGGCGGCGAAGTCGCTGCTGTTCGGCCTCGCGGGCTGGGACCCGGTCGCCATCGGACTCGCGGCGCTCGTGCTCGCGGGCGTCGCGCGCGGCGCGGGCTGGGTGCCGGCGCTGCGCGCGTCGAAGGTCGAGCCGATCCGCGCGCTGCGGTACGAGTAG
- the nudC gene encoding NAD(+) diphosphatase: MDLTYTGGRLDRAGARRKDEAWVTALCGRPDLRVVPSWRDRTFVRRNGDDAPAPVLLTPALARAAVASPPSDWTLLGLDDDMPVFAAEVEEPAAAAIAAAVPGTEIVELRRVASTLAPAEAAMLAYARGMLIWHRRHRHCGVCGAPTESRQAGHVRVCSACGAETYPRTDPAVIMLVERRVPGEPATCLLAHHGRLAAGMFSTLAGFVEPGESLEEAVAREVLEETGVQVGAVRYVASQPWPFPASLMIGFRAVATTFDLVIDPDELTEARWFTAAELRGAGEWGDEGADLKLPRRDSIARRLVEGWLAEN; the protein is encoded by the coding sequence ATGGACCTGACCTACACGGGTGGGCGGCTCGACCGCGCGGGGGCCCGGCGGAAGGACGAGGCGTGGGTGACCGCGCTGTGCGGACGCCCGGATCTGCGCGTGGTGCCGTCGTGGCGCGACCGGACGTTCGTGCGCCGGAACGGCGACGATGCTCCGGCGCCGGTGCTGCTCACTCCGGCGCTCGCCCGCGCCGCGGTCGCGTCGCCGCCGTCGGACTGGACGCTGCTCGGCCTCGACGACGACATGCCGGTGTTCGCGGCGGAGGTGGAGGAGCCCGCCGCGGCGGCGATCGCGGCGGCGGTGCCGGGCACCGAGATCGTGGAGCTGCGCCGCGTCGCGTCGACGCTCGCGCCGGCCGAGGCGGCGATGCTGGCGTACGCGCGCGGCATGCTGATCTGGCACCGCCGCCACCGGCACTGCGGCGTGTGCGGCGCCCCGACCGAGAGCCGACAGGCCGGGCACGTGCGCGTGTGCTCGGCGTGCGGCGCGGAGACGTATCCGCGCACCGACCCGGCGGTCATCATGCTCGTCGAGCGCCGGGTGCCCGGCGAGCCGGCGACGTGCCTGCTCGCGCACCACGGCCGGCTGGCGGCGGGGATGTTCTCCACGCTGGCCGGCTTCGTGGAGCCCGGCGAGAGCCTGGAGGAGGCGGTCGCCCGCGAGGTGCTCGAGGAGACCGGCGTGCAGGTGGGCGCGGTGCGCTACGTCGCGTCGCAGCCGTGGCCGTTCCCGGCGTCGCTCATGATCGGCTTCCGCGCCGTGGCGACGACGTTCGACCTCGTGATCGACCCCGACGAGCTGACGGAGGCGCGGTGGTTCACCGCCGCCGAGCTGCGCGGCGCGGGGGAGTGGGGGGACGAGGGGGCGGATCTGAAGCTGCCGCGGCGCGATTCGATCGCGCGGCGGCTCGTGGAGGGGTGGTTGGCGGAAAACTGA
- a CDS encoding MFS transporter has product MSTTLPSATARAPYTAPATPGGQGHGAAVLASFLGWTLDAFDFFLVGMSLTAIAREFGKSDAAIALSITLTLAFRPVGALIFGLMADRYGRRLPLMINLVFFSVIEVLSGLAPTYASFLVLRALFGIGMGGEWGVGASLAMEKVPPRLRGLFSGLLQEGYATGYLLAAIVYFFVFPRWGWRPLFFIGGLPALLAIFVRMRVQESEVWQRTKHDSWSSLGRGIAAQWKLFLYLVVLMTMMNFVSHGTQDMYPTFLQRDWGFAPKERSALTALSMVGAILGGLAFGRLSDRFGRRRTIVTALVLAILCIPLWAYAPTVPLLALGAFLLQFMVQGAWGIIPAHITELSPDSVRGFLPGFAYQVGVMLASGVAYIEAIFGGRTTYANAMALTAVTVFSLGAIVAALGKERRGATFGT; this is encoded by the coding sequence ATGTCGACGACGCTTCCCTCGGCGACGGCACGAGCGCCCTACACGGCCCCCGCGACGCCCGGCGGCCAGGGGCACGGCGCCGCGGTGCTGGCCAGCTTCCTCGGCTGGACGCTCGACGCGTTCGACTTCTTTCTCGTGGGGATGTCGCTCACGGCGATCGCGCGCGAGTTCGGCAAGAGCGACGCGGCGATCGCCCTGTCGATCACGCTCACGCTCGCATTCCGCCCGGTCGGCGCGCTGATCTTCGGGCTCATGGCCGACCGCTACGGCCGCCGGCTGCCGCTGATGATCAACCTCGTGTTCTTCTCGGTGATCGAGGTGCTCTCCGGCCTCGCGCCGACGTACGCGAGCTTCCTCGTGCTGCGCGCGCTGTTCGGCATCGGGATGGGCGGCGAGTGGGGCGTCGGCGCGTCGCTCGCGATGGAGAAGGTGCCGCCACGGCTGCGCGGGCTGTTCTCCGGACTGCTGCAGGAGGGGTACGCGACCGGCTATCTCCTCGCCGCGATCGTGTACTTCTTCGTCTTCCCGCGCTGGGGATGGCGGCCGCTGTTCTTCATCGGCGGGCTCCCCGCGCTGCTGGCGATCTTCGTGCGCATGCGCGTGCAGGAGTCGGAGGTGTGGCAGCGCACGAAGCACGACTCCTGGTCGAGCCTCGGTCGCGGCATCGCGGCGCAGTGGAAGCTGTTCCTGTACCTCGTGGTGCTGATGACGATGATGAACTTCGTCTCGCACGGCACCCAGGACATGTACCCGACGTTCCTGCAGCGCGACTGGGGCTTCGCGCCGAAGGAGCGCTCGGCGCTCACCGCGCTGTCGATGGTGGGCGCGATCCTCGGTGGGCTCGCGTTCGGGCGACTCTCCGACCGCTTCGGCCGTCGGCGCACGATCGTGACCGCGCTCGTGCTCGCGATCCTCTGCATCCCGCTGTGGGCGTACGCGCCGACGGTGCCGCTGCTCGCGCTCGGCGCGTTCCTGCTCCAGTTCATGGTGCAGGGCGCGTGGGGGATCATCCCCGCGCACATCACGGAGCTCTCGCCCGACTCGGTGCGCGGGTTCCTTCCCGGCTTCGCGTACCAGGTCGGCGTGATGCTCGCCAGCGGCGTCGCGTACATCGAGGCGATCTTCGGCGGCCGCACGACGTACGCGAACGCGATGGCGCTCACCGCCGTGACGGTGTTCTCGTTAGGCGCGATCGTGGCGGCGCTCGGCAAGGAGCGGCGCGGCGCGACGTTCGGGACTTGA
- a CDS encoding LURP-one-related/scramblase family protein has protein sequence MRYVLRQKLLSWGDDFTVRDEAGNDVFLVDGKAFSFGDQLAFRDMAGNELAFIKQKVFNWSPTYEIWRDGRLAAVVKRELFSFFHHRFTVDVPGPDDLEAEGDLVDHEYELRRGERVAAVVSKRWFTWADTYGIDVADGEDDVLVLASAVVIDLACHPDDGKRH, from the coding sequence ATGCGCTACGTCCTCCGACAGAAGCTCTTGAGCTGGGGCGACGACTTCACCGTCCGCGACGAGGCGGGGAACGACGTCTTCCTCGTCGACGGCAAGGCGTTCAGCTTCGGCGACCAGCTCGCGTTCCGCGACATGGCGGGCAACGAGCTCGCGTTCATCAAGCAGAAGGTCTTCAACTGGAGCCCGACGTACGAGATCTGGCGCGACGGCCGCCTCGCCGCGGTCGTCAAGCGGGAGCTGTTCTCGTTCTTCCACCACCGCTTCACCGTCGACGTCCCCGGCCCGGACGACCTCGAGGCCGAGGGAGACCTCGTCGACCACGAGTACGAGCTGCGCCGCGGCGAACGCGTCGCGGCCGTCGTCTCCAAGCGGTGGTTCACGTGGGCCGACACGTACGGCATCGACGTCGCCGATGGCGAGGACGACGTGCTGGTCCTCGCGAGCGCCGTCGTGATCGATCTCGCGTGTCACCCCGACGACGGGAAACGGCATTGA
- a CDS encoding DUF72 domain-containing protein produces MIHVGTSGWSYAHWTNVLYPEGLLPRQRLDVYARHFATVELNASYYRWPRASAFASWRRRLPAGFSMSVKAPGLLTHVRRLYGPERWTARIARDLARLGDRVGPLLVQLSPHQPIDEPRLAYFLAGLPAGLRVAVELRHPSWHTGRVLDLLERHDAAYCVMSGAHLPCVLRATARFVYVRLHGPDREHLYAGSYSDDDLRWWADRVREWDAQGRDVFAYFNNDGFGHAVRNAATLRHLLRA; encoded by the coding sequence ATGATCCACGTCGGCACCTCCGGATGGTCGTACGCCCACTGGACGAACGTGCTGTATCCGGAGGGGCTCCTCCCGCGGCAGCGGCTCGACGTCTACGCGCGCCACTTCGCCACGGTCGAGCTGAACGCGAGCTACTACCGGTGGCCGCGGGCGAGCGCGTTCGCGTCGTGGCGACGGCGGCTGCCGGCGGGGTTCTCGATGAGCGTGAAGGCGCCCGGACTACTCACGCACGTTAGGCGGCTGTACGGTCCCGAGCGGTGGACGGCGCGCATCGCGCGCGACCTCGCGCGGCTCGGCGACCGCGTCGGGCCGCTGCTCGTGCAGCTCTCGCCGCACCAGCCGATCGACGAGCCGCGCCTCGCGTACTTCCTCGCCGGCCTGCCCGCCGGACTCCGCGTCGCCGTCGAGCTCCGGCACCCGAGCTGGCACACCGGGCGCGTGCTCGACCTGCTCGAGCGCCACGACGCCGCGTACTGCGTCATGAGCGGGGCGCACCTGCCGTGCGTGCTGCGCGCCACGGCGCGGTTCGTGTACGTGCGGCTGCACGGTCCCGACCGCGAGCACCTCTACGCGGGCTCGTACTCCGACGACGACCTGCGGTGGTGGGCGGACCGCGTCCGCGAATGGGACGCGCAGGGGCGCGACGTGTTCGCCTACTTCAACAACGACGGATTCGGCCACGCCGTGCGCAACGCCGCCACGCTCCGCCACCTGCTCCGCGCCTGA
- a CDS encoding DUF72 domain-containing protein codes for MPNTTRYLVGTAGWSLPKEEQPHFPPPEAGTHLTRYAAVLPAVEINSSFYRPHRPSSYARWAASVPASFRFAVKIPRTITHERKLADAADLLDAFLPGPAALGETLGCLLVQLPPSLALDPRVATRFLADLRARHDGPVAIEPRHATWFTPAAESMLRDARIARVAADPPRAAGDGEPGGFDGFAYYRLHGAPRIYYSNYDDAYLDALAARLRAHAGDAWCIFDNTALGAAWTNARTLLHRLRT; via the coding sequence GTGCCTAACACCACGCGGTATCTCGTCGGCACCGCGGGATGGTCGCTGCCGAAGGAGGAGCAGCCGCACTTCCCGCCGCCGGAGGCCGGCACGCACCTCACGCGCTACGCGGCGGTGCTCCCCGCGGTCGAGATCAACTCGTCGTTCTACCGGCCGCACCGCCCGTCGAGCTACGCGCGGTGGGCGGCGAGCGTGCCGGCATCGTTCCGCTTCGCGGTGAAGATCCCACGCACGATCACGCACGAGCGCAAGCTCGCCGACGCGGCCGACCTCCTCGACGCGTTCCTCCCGGGCCCCGCCGCGCTCGGCGAGACGCTCGGATGCCTGCTCGTGCAGCTCCCGCCGAGCCTCGCGCTCGACCCCCGAGTCGCGACGCGGTTCCTCGCCGATCTGCGCGCGCGCCACGACGGCCCCGTCGCGATCGAGCCGCGACACGCCACCTGGTTCACCCCCGCGGCCGAGTCGATGCTGCGCGACGCGCGGATCGCGCGCGTCGCCGCCGATCCGCCACGGGCGGCGGGCGACGGCGAACCGGGCGGGTTCGACGGGTTCGCGTACTATCGGCTGCACGGCGCGCCGCGGATCTACTACTCGAACTACGACGACGCGTACCTCGATGCGCTCGCCGCGCGGCTGCGCGCGCATGCCGGCGACGCGTGGTGCATCTTCGACAACACCGCGCTCGGCGCCGCGTGGACGAACGCGCGCACGCTGCTCCACCGACTCCGCACATGA